A single window of Pieris rapae chromosome 4, ilPieRapa1.1, whole genome shotgun sequence DNA harbors:
- the LOC110995399 gene encoding protein embryonic gonad-like has product MNQQCKVCGEPAAGFHFGAFTCEGCKSFFGRTYNNLSSISECKNNGECVINKKNRTACKACRLRKCLLVGMSKSGSRYGRRSNWFKIHCLLQEQQQQHIQQLQTNKSPPSFNTSINPSFLPTNLLPAAALAEYYKNSEKSFTDDVTRQSVSPSDSGASSADPEDDNSSRSTSGLSIFRSASSPSSDKDIRLHAIRHQNKDVKRKKPSMAPFGLSHQMTPTPSFTPRSVAFMPSPMPQMRQIPAMSWQGRNGGDLLLHSPAVAGIAVEQDQPIDLSIKSTAVLFNDASDSEPELSIDLNSDSSKDIMKNPLDLSLGRTEEVPMTG; this is encoded by the coding sequence TCGTTCTTCGGGCGGACATACAACAACCTGTCCTCGATATCCGAATGCAAGAACAATGGTGAATGCGTCATCAATAAGAAGAACAGGACAGCTTGCAAAGCGTGCAGGTTACGAAAATGCCTGCTCGTTGGAATGTCTAAATCTGGATCGAGGTACGGAAGGAGGTCGAACTGGTTCAAAATACATTGCCTCTTGCAGGAACAGCAACAGCAGCATATACAACAATTACAGACAAATAAATCACCGCCTTCATTTAACACGTCAATAAATCCTTCGTTCCTCCCAACAAATCTTTTGCCGGCGGCGGCTTTAgctgaatattataaaaattccgAGAAGTCATTTACTGACGACGTAACCCGGCAGAGCGTCTCGCCGTCTGACTCCGGTGCATCGTCAGCTGATCCAGAAGATGATAACAGTTCTAGAAGCACTAGTGGTTTAAGTATATTCCGATCTGCGTCATCGCCAAGCAGTGATAAGGACATTCGTTTACACGCTATTAGACATCAAAATAAAGATGTAAAAAGGAAAAAGCCGTCCATGGCTCCCTTTGGGTTATCTCATCAGATGACTCCGACGCCTAGTTTTACTCCTCGTAGTGTCGCCTTCATGCCATCTCCAATGCCACAAATGCGACAAATTCCAGCAATGAGTTGGCAAGGTCGCAATGGAGGTGACCTACTACTACATTCCCCTGCCGTCGCTGGGATAGCTGTGGAGCAAGATCAACCTATCGATCTATCAATCAAGTCTACCGCTGTATTGTTTAATGACGCTAGCGATTCCGAGCCTGAGCTTAGTATTGACTTGAACTCAGACAGTAGCAAAGATATCATGAAAAATCCCCTGGACTTAAGTCTAGGACGGACGGAAGAAGTGCCAATGACAGGGTAA